The Penaeus chinensis breed Huanghai No. 1 chromosome 12, ASM1920278v2, whole genome shotgun sequence DNA segment AGGAGGATGTCTGGAGACATCTCTATCTTGGGGCTAGGAACTTGGGGAAACTCGGTGGCTTCCAGGGATTCGAGGAGACACTCCCTGCCTTTTCCAAGGATGAGGATGGACAGCAGGTTTtccgaggaagaagaggatgacgtATCCGAAGAAGTAAGGAATGAGACTGTGTCCTAAGTCATTTATGATACTTGGGATCTTTATGTTGAATTTACCCCCTTTTTGTTGTTAGTGAtttaatattttgtataaatatatctatttaaagaAACAAACTGTGCTTATGTCATTCAAATGTTTATGAATCCTATGTCATGGTATCATACTTTCAGGACTTCCATGGATACCAGGAATTTATACCAGACAGGATAATAATGGATGCTACTGTGCTTGGACTGGAAGCAGGTGAGGAGGGTTGATCCTGTAAGACAAGAGGCATGCTTTCATAATACAGAACCAattattatcacttctttttAAACGATTGCTTCTCCTCTGTCCATGTGTCTTTTTAGAAATATTATttgaatgaataatgaaagaaattacAATAGAAATACTGTCTTATggctttatgttttatatatatatatatctaggaattttctttaattcttttcaaTAATCTGTATACAATCTACATCAGGAATGTGAAACTTTAAATGTGCCCAAACTCTTTAAGCCTATGTAATGCTTTTACTAAACACctttcactattattttcttatgtaaATACTTAAATACACTTGCTTTTCAGAACTGGATAGAGACAACAGGGATGGGAGCTACTTTAATGCTGCCTTTGTAGACGATGAGGGTAAAACTGGGCACAAAGCAGATGACGAAGATATTTTGTATGAACGCCGTCCCTCCCCAGTCACAATGGACTCGGATAGTGATGACCCTGATGCCATTAACTTCAGGAGCTACTCCAAGAGGTAAATCCAAACCCTCCTGTTTCTTTaatgcacagatacacatgcatgtatgaatacacatacaaatctatTTTACTTCACTTTTCAGTTACCCatacttcattatcatttttacttcccAAATAATATATTTCGATGATAAGCCATCATTTTCAACTCTTCCCTTCTGCAGCCATTCTGCAGTACGGAAGGTCTCAACCACTGCTGAAATCCACGACGACGAAACATCCCTGTAGAAGTACTGCCAGACAAGAAGGATTTGGACAGATTTTAGCTTAAGGAACAAACAGTGGACTTTttaactccctttcccccctttaagtatttgtccttccctccatacCTTCCTTGCATGTGTAAATAAAATTTCCTCCCAGATTttgaagaaaattataagtatgttATTTGTCTTTTAATGAGAGGCATTATAATCAGACTTTCCATTATGTGACTATGTTCTCGTTAGAAGAATAtcaaagataattagagatattACTGCCTTTTTTCCAAGGGCTTGTGTCcactttggaaaatactgaagccccccCCTAGGAAGGTGTGCCCCCaggttaaccccttgccgatgggtacgacgggtagacacgtgctatgcccactgttagtacttgtttgattgtttttacacatagatggctatacttgtactaagacaCTAATTagccagttacgagtattgcccgtctcgcccgttcacccttttctttgatttatgaaatattttacgttatcttattttgctgttactaatatataaaaatattataataattataatgtttataataaaaataagaccatcaatattcacagcactagtaaaaaataagtttttcccgccaattcaaatcaggtacggtcacaaggtctactaattgactcctttgtggctaagcactagcagagccatctatgggcagacatttcacaaaaaaatatagaaaataggcacagcattttccccaatttttgttaattttccccagaggcattgggttaagaaccactgctttaAAGCATTGATAGAAATGTCATAAAACTCTACAAGAAAGTATTATTGCAGGATGGAAAATTTCCAGCTTTTTGTCTCCATCTTTCAGAAAACAAattctgtttatcattttttgaGGGCCTGTAGCTTAATGTGATGTTACGACTAAGATTGTACATTTGCACAACCATGATGTAATATTAAGAGAATATGGTTAATATTTGTGGGTTGTATGATTAGTTCATCTAATGTATTTAACAGTGATGTGAATCTTCATgactgaataataaaataataataataataataataataataatattaataataaacacaactaGTAACTATTTACCATACATGAAAGCAGTAAAAATGAGAttttgatgagagagaaaaaaaagtgattatatatatatatatatatatatatatatatatatatatatatatgtatgtatgtataaagattatattgtattatattataataataaaaaattgtgtatagacacacacacacacacacacacacacacacacacacacacacacacacacacacacacacacacacacacacacacacacacacacacacacacacacatataaactgttAAAAGGGAGGCATTCTCATACACAGCTACATTTTAAAATAGGGCCTGCCTGTGAGGGTTTGATTAagctttcatttccatttataatTCATGTTGATTTCTATACtaaatacactcatacacatacatacatacatataaatgctattatatatttccatatgtaaaaCATGCTGTTATTATATGCTCTCTGATTTCTTGAATACATATCCAAATACATTTACATAGGGCAATAAAATTCATAtaacattttcatataaatatattctccaatgctgtaaaaaaaaaataattcataatatataaactatgaagccgaaataaaaacagaaggaaTTAACGAGAACCTGAGATGTACGTTCATAACATACAAAGTTAAAACTAATGAGGATGTGAATAATTAATCCAAGAACTGTGAGATATAACCTTTGTTGTGGTAAGGAACAACATATGAATACAGCTTTAGTATAGAGAGTTCAGGGATTAAGATAAATTGCACATTGTATGAAAGGCCTAATTTCTTGATCTTGGTTCAAGGACAAGTTCATTTGCATTTGCCATAATATTCTAAAAAAGTAGCCcctatatgtattgatatataaaaatatataatatgtatttcccTTCGTCAAACACTCTGATTATAATATCTGTCAAATAATAAAGTTTTCAGGAATTACATACTATTTCATTATGTAGATTGGTGTCGCTTTTCCCTTTCAGTGCATTTTGACGATTCTCCTTTGCtagcttttccttcctcctctatcttcttcttcttcttcttcctcttttccttcttctcctcctcctcctcttccttctttattgccttcctcccttcctttcttattgccttctcttcttcctcctcttccttttttattgccttctcctcttctacctcctcttccttctttactttccttctcctcttcctcctcctcaagcgTAAGTTCATGAAAGAGGATGTAGTTGGATCTTTGACCAATATGGTGACCAGAAAAGTTTAAAGTAAACGTTGCTCCTGTGAAATCTTGAACCATATTGTATTCTACTATATTTTTAGTGCTACCCTGAAAACGAAATTAGAAATGAATTAATCTAAAATCGACAATAACTGAATTTAACTTATAATCACAATCAATTTGAACAATTTGACATCTAATTACAACACTTCATCTGAACAAAATAATACTTTACCAAATCATTGTGATTGTTAAAATTTGAATGAAAATTTGTCATTTCAAAGACATATAATTAACATTCTGAAAGGATTAATGTTcattatagagaaaaaaaaaatatcaacagccTGACATGATCAAAAAACTACTAAGCAAACAAGTAACTAATCCATATTATTTAATTACATAACTTTAATCGATAAGAAATTTGTAGAGATTATAAGAAAGTTGTGGAGCGGCGACATTAAACTACCTTTTTATTCTCATGAAGGGTCCAGACATGATGGCAGAAGGTCCTAGCAAAGCCTTCTAACTCAGCGTGTTTTAGAGGGTCAGACGACCACTGTGTCCAGGCTGCTAAAACACTACATTGCTTTGCAGTATTGTTTCCTGAATGGGAATGACAGTACATTAGggggaagagtaaaaaaagagtaaattggGCTTAAGggatagaaaaggggaagaaagagaggaagcagaaaaaaaagaaaaaaaaaggaaagggtaaaaaaaaaaaaaaggtaaaaaattgaaactgggaaaaaataaaaggggaaaaaagttgaAGGAAGAAGATGTAGAGaagaaacacacttaaaataGGATCATTACCATGTTGAAGTCAAAAGCCAAATCTCACCATGACTTGCAAACTATATCTGGATGACAAGGTATTCTCAATTCTATTAGACATATGAGGTAATATTAAACATTATTTTAAATCAATCAAGCTGGACTAAGGGTTAAAATAATTACCTGTACCATGATCATCACCTGCAACATTACTGCTGCAATACCTTGCAGATTCTTGTGCAAGGGAAAGTATCCTTGCAGCATTGACCATCTGAGTTGCAACGTCTCTGAAATTGAAAATGTTTATGAAAGAGTAATACCGAAACAGCCAATAATAAAACTGCCAAGACAATAAAGTAAGtgaattatctgtctctctcttattacagTAGATCCTCATTTTGTTTATctctaaattatataaaaaagagtaGGTTTCTTTAGGTTCATTAATTATGCTTTTTAAATCTTATTGTGTATTTTTCATGCAAATTTACATAAATTGATGCAAAAAAGCAACACGAGCACAGTACTTTACAAGGTGCATCAATGGTTATAAGGACTAGTAGTTAAAAAATGATTTTGATGTATAAGCCATATGGATAATACCAGAATCAATATCCTAAAAATCTAAAGATTCTTAATCTCTAAAGGATATTGTATTCTTAAGCAAACTCGGATGAAGACACAAGGCAAACTGGACCT contains these protein-coding regions:
- the LOC125031129 gene encoding uncharacterized protein LOC125031129 — its product is MAGMIERIFPINCSLKILEDYVGYKLSSVPSLCIIGPAKSLKTALLMQAAVTEGEAGGQVLFMAPQKLARLPPPVHGMPPPSSSAMNNIRFLYADCTTELYRYLASLHMVPEKDRPSLIIIDDLHTYSTLPECGDVATQMVNAARILSLAQESARYCSSNVAGDDHGTGNNTAKQCSVLAAWTQWSSDPLKHAELEGFARTFCHHVWTLHENKKGSTKNIVEYNMVQDFTGATFTLNFSGHHIGQRSNYILFHELTLEEEEEEKESKEGRGGRRGEGNKKGRGGRREGNKKGREEGNKEGRGGGGEEGKEEEEEEEDRGGRKS